One genomic window of Nostoc sp. TCL26-01 includes the following:
- a CDS encoding aminoglycoside phosphotransferase translates to MQDIQDFLTNAILAIATVYAILMILDLFAGLVQLWNACNHQQNNTAYSVNDKQVTDQLISPASNKPVNNPESLSIPVADSTAPSTTDNIDTESLTLLIEKLPQPRIRTAARRLGIADKVNGHYQRLAILRTQLKAKLTSQPTEVARVLSEMTLPTSTSRPKVLAG, encoded by the coding sequence ATGCAAGATATTCAAGACTTTTTGACAAATGCGATTTTAGCGATCGCCACTGTATATGCAATCTTGATGATACTTGATTTGTTTGCAGGTTTAGTACAACTATGGAATGCTTGCAATCATCAACAGAACAACACGGCATACTCAGTTAACGACAAGCAAGTGACAGACCAACTTATTTCACCAGCTTCTAATAAACCTGTAAATAATCCAGAATCCCTATCAATTCCAGTAGCCGACAGCACCGCGCCAAGCACAACTGATAATATTGACACTGAATCCCTAACGCTTTTAATAGAGAAGCTGCCCCAGCCTCGCATTCGTACAGCAGCCCGACGTTTAGGGATTGCAGACAAGGTGAATGGTCATTACCAGCGATTAGCGATTCTGCGGACACAACTGAAAGCCAAGTTGACATCCCAGCCAACTGAAGTAGCACGGGTACTGAGTGAAATGACGCTACCAACTTCCACTAGCAGACCCAAAGTTCTTGCTGGCTAA
- a CDS encoding WGR domain-containing protein — protein MADKNQALKVQKLICVRPGTNNNKYWCGYVMPNGELLVEYGRVGNTPRTHVYACGSSNAANNKLATLVWEKTTQKGYTFATVDIGTNPQLDWSQFPVDAVNQLQQKLSQIQAIGDKISRDTLIKFDCVHGLFITDLGAINQSTINRATLALNAVERSYNQDNNSFNDAVGDYLRCIPLPVGRKLDARAILGTRQLITQQRQILSLLQNGLEAIESLRQEMLSIQTQSSSDLLTERSWWVRWGIDSVSPSLSSENLDNRSYYVQFN, from the coding sequence ATGGCAGATAAAAATCAAGCACTCAAAGTCCAAAAACTCATTTGTGTCCGCCCTGGAACAAACAATAACAAATATTGGTGCGGTTATGTAATGCCCAATGGGGAATTACTAGTAGAGTACGGGCGGGTAGGAAATACACCGCGAACTCATGTTTATGCTTGCGGTTCTAGCAATGCAGCTAATAACAAGCTAGCCACTTTAGTTTGGGAAAAAACCACTCAAAAAGGCTACACTTTTGCAACAGTAGATATTGGTACAAATCCTCAGCTTGATTGGAGTCAATTTCCAGTTGATGCAGTAAATCAACTCCAACAAAAATTATCTCAAATTCAAGCTATAGGAGATAAAATTTCCAGAGATACGCTGATTAAATTTGACTGCGTTCACGGCTTGTTTATTACTGATTTAGGAGCTATAAATCAATCCACAATCAACAGAGCTACTCTGGCATTAAACGCAGTTGAAAGAAGCTATAACCAGGATAATAACAGTTTTAATGATGCCGTAGGAGATTATCTGCGTTGTATCCCGTTACCAGTTGGCAGAAAACTAGATGCTAGAGCAATACTGGGAACAAGACAATTGATTACTCAGCAGCGACAAATCCTGTCTTTACTACAAAATGGATTAGAAGCAATAGAGAGTTTACGCCAGGAAATGCTCTCTATACAAACGCAGTCTTCATCAGATTTATTAACTGAACGCTCTTGGTGGGTAAGGTGGGGAATTGACTCAGTAAGTCCATCATTATCTTCCGAAAATTTAGACAATCGTTCCTACTATGTCCAATTTAATTAA
- a CDS encoding tetratricopeptide repeat protein → MPTFPSNPSEEFSEVYQLYDWDKFYLDLLTSNSGDGLSLQQERCLRAIALDLDRKQIAEKLGIESRTVSDYLRKPYELIKMLFNQEGRMIEKKARSLILGKYSKSNRSQLSSFSFVQEFEANHEVDRNDNKEYLNSVNQNTWQTIDDVKPHVENFYKLCDSEKYLDAFYTIFDTDDYNNCVYRFLSSYGYLNTVIALYKQLTESWIPRKNEKWEFLTALACLGDAHDRIGNHEIAIANYQDCLEIALEIDDLDNIGGSLVNIGLSYYSLKNYEEALNYSRRGLEIAREIENREFEAHALNNLGLIYDAQQEYYLAIDYYHFSLEIKRKINDYQGEAGSLINIGNAHRQLKQYDRAIFYLQAGIEAAHQSYHSQFEANGWFNLALALESVKHYSEAILAYEKACILYQRMEMSDYVEESQEAMNQLFIVINNSNSVSMPNSLNEKDFDNDKFDKNNFDTKTSNE, encoded by the coding sequence ATGCCAACCTTTCCATCTAACCCCAGTGAGGAGTTCTCCGAGGTCTACCAGTTATACGATTGGGATAAATTTTACTTGGATCTGTTGACTAGCAATAGTGGGGACGGATTGAGTCTTCAGCAGGAAAGATGTTTGCGAGCCATTGCCCTGGATTTAGATCGCAAGCAAATAGCAGAGAAACTAGGTATTGAATCTCGCACAGTAAGTGACTATTTAAGAAAGCCATACGAGCTTATTAAAATGCTCTTCAATCAAGAAGGAAGAATGATAGAGAAGAAAGCTCGTAGTCTCATCTTAGGCAAGTACAGCAAGTCCAATCGCTCCCAATTAAGTAGTTTTAGTTTTGTACAAGAATTTGAAGCTAATCATGAAGTCGATAGAAATGATAATAAAGAATATTTAAACTCAGTTAATCAAAATACTTGGCAGACAATTGATGATGTGAAGCCTCACGTTGAAAATTTTTACAAACTCTGCGATTCTGAGAAATATTTAGACGCTTTTTATACAATTTTTGACACTGACGATTATAACAATTGCGTTTATAGGTTTTTAAGTTCTTATGGCTATCTAAATACTGTCATAGCTTTGTATAAGCAACTAACCGAATCTTGGATTCCACGAAAAAATGAAAAATGGGAATTTTTAACAGCACTTGCTTGTTTGGGAGATGCCCATGATCGAATAGGTAATCACGAGATAGCTATTGCTAATTATCAAGATTGTTTGGAAATCGCTTTAGAAATTGATGACCTTGATAACATTGGTGGTTCTCTTGTAAATATAGGGCTTTCTTACTATTCCTTAAAAAATTATGAAGAAGCACTAAACTATAGCCGACGTGGTTTAGAAATCGCTAGAGAGATTGAAAATAGAGAGTTTGAAGCTCATGCCTTAAATAACTTAGGCTTGATATATGATGCACAACAAGAATATTACTTGGCAATTGATTACTATCATTTCTCTTTAGAGATTAAGCGGAAAATTAATGATTATCAAGGAGAAGCAGGTTCCCTAATTAATATAGGAAACGCACATCGCCAGCTAAAGCAGTATGATCGGGCAATCTTCTATCTTCAAGCGGGAATAGAAGCTGCTCATCAAAGTTACCATAGTCAATTTGAAGCTAATGGTTGGTTTAATTTAGCCCTGGCTTTAGAATCTGTCAAGCATTATTCAGAAGCTATCCTTGCCTATGAAAAAGCTTGTATTCTGTATCAGAGGATGGAAATGTCCGATTATGTTGAAGAATCTCAAGAAGCAATGAATCAGCTTTTTATAGTAATTAATAATAGCAATAGTGTTTCAATGCCAAACAGCTTAAATGAAAAGGATTTTGACAATGATAAATTTGATAAAAATAATTTCGATACCAAAACTAGCAATGAATGA
- a CDS encoding tyrosine-type recombinase/integrase, whose protein sequence is MALSLVKVSNYRQAIASLTPMQAEAKLISLWLDGKAESSVQAYQRYTKRFLIFLGKPLKKVTYEDLVEYATEFGGCTESTRRIYLAAAKSLISFAHKIGYLPFNVGMALKLSEMPDAINERYLDEGDIKLLVRMAQKKLEEVKTPKKQCVARRNLLIIKLLYQAGLRANELCQLIWGDLTPRGDSGQVYIRKSKGNKNRTILIKSKLWAELMEFKGNALATDPVFKSQKGGHLDRQNLHPIIKEIAQAAGLSDKVSAHWLRHAHGSHAIERGTNPVLVKETLGHANLATTDRYLKARPSDSSALKLMDV, encoded by the coding sequence ATGGCTCTGTCGTTGGTGAAGGTGAGCAACTATCGTCAGGCGATCGCATCTCTTACGCCAATGCAAGCGGAGGCGAAGTTGATTTCGCTGTGGTTGGATGGCAAGGCGGAGTCATCAGTACAGGCTTACCAGCGTTATACGAAGCGATTTTTAATTTTTTTGGGTAAACCGCTCAAAAAAGTCACCTATGAAGATTTGGTGGAATACGCGACGGAATTTGGGGGTTGCACCGAAAGTACCAGACGGATTTATCTGGCGGCGGCTAAAAGTTTGATTTCTTTCGCACATAAAATTGGCTATCTGCCTTTCAATGTTGGTATGGCACTCAAGCTGAGTGAAATGCCAGACGCAATCAACGAACGGTATTTAGATGAGGGTGATATTAAGTTGTTGGTGCGGATGGCACAGAAGAAATTGGAGGAAGTGAAGACACCTAAAAAGCAATGCGTAGCCCGTCGCAATCTGTTAATTATCAAGTTGCTGTATCAAGCAGGGCTACGAGCTAATGAACTGTGTCAGCTAATTTGGGGAGATTTAACTCCACGAGGGGATAGTGGACAGGTTTATATTCGCAAATCTAAGGGCAACAAGAACCGTACTATTCTCATCAAGTCTAAGTTGTGGGCAGAATTAATGGAGTTTAAAGGAAATGCTTTGGCGACAGATCCTGTGTTTAAGAGCCAGAAGGGAGGGCATCTTGATCGTCAAAATCTACATCCAATTATCAAGGAAATAGCGCAGGCTGCGGGATTGAGTGATAAAGTTTCGGCTCATTGGCTGCGTCATGCTCATGGCTCTCACGCTATTGAGCGGGGAACTAATCCGGTGCTGGTGAAGGAAACTTTGGGTCATGCCAATTTAGCTACTACTGACCGTTATTTGAAAGCTAGACCTAGTGACAGTAGTGCCTTAAAGTTGATGGATGTGTAG
- a CDS encoding DUF1822 family protein: MKMNLSDLIQMSFMDTEQLWLEISATDLEKAKLIAQKCSNTTAQINAQLNDLCLRAFISWLKEHLEDSPVVVSPTEDLLSIWEVVNGSAIAIGQTRVILIPSEATDTEEFSVPQEWVDIPSWMANYYLAVQIDLEQGWMRIWGYTTHRTLKTQGRYDPIYRTYSLNRDLMIDDLEVMWLAREICPDEIAPIAPISVLDAGTAQTLLTQLSQPSPYSPRLDIEFTEWAALMASDRLRQQLYQLRCTQVVAETPKKPWLNLSAWLNRNFTESMQLGWQEISALLTPASPQLAYRINSIENTIKQAKLINLRMLMGEVAVVLLVAITPEADGRVGVQVQVHPDKQQKYLPPALKLVLLSESEAVFPLIMAGEQDSYIQTPYFRCSRDTQFQIQIALDQVSVTENFAVLLSSHE; encoded by the coding sequence ATGAAAATGAACTTATCAGACTTAATACAGATGAGTTTTATGGATACAGAGCAGTTATGGTTAGAAATTTCAGCAACTGATTTAGAGAAAGCAAAACTCATCGCTCAGAAATGCTCAAATACAACAGCTCAAATAAATGCCCAGTTAAATGATTTATGTCTAAGAGCTTTTATCAGTTGGCTGAAAGAGCATCTAGAAGATAGTCCAGTTGTTGTGTCCCCAACCGAAGATTTGTTGAGTATTTGGGAAGTCGTTAACGGGAGTGCGATCGCCATCGGACAAACACGTGTTATCCTCATTCCCAGCGAAGCCACGGATACAGAAGAGTTTTCTGTTCCCCAAGAATGGGTTGACATTCCCAGTTGGATGGCTAACTACTATCTCGCAGTCCAGATAGACTTAGAGCAAGGCTGGATGCGAATTTGGGGATATACAACCCATCGCACCCTCAAAACTCAAGGCAGATATGACCCGATTTACCGCACCTATTCTCTAAATCGGGATTTGATGATTGATGATTTGGAGGTTATGTGGCTGGCTAGAGAAATCTGTCCTGATGAAATAGCGCCAATTGCTCCTATATCTGTGTTGGATGCGGGAACAGCCCAAACCTTATTAACCCAACTGAGTCAACCCTCTCCTTACTCTCCCCGTTTAGACATTGAGTTTACCGAATGGGCAGCTTTGATGGCAAGCGATCGCCTACGGCAACAATTGTATCAATTACGCTGCACTCAAGTTGTAGCAGAAACTCCCAAAAAACCTTGGCTGAACTTGAGCGCCTGGTTAAACCGGAATTTTACCGAGTCAATGCAACTAGGATGGCAAGAAATCAGTGCATTATTAACTCCAGCATCTCCTCAGTTAGCTTATCGAATCAACAGTATCGAGAATACCATCAAGCAAGCTAAACTAATTAACCTACGGATGCTGATGGGTGAAGTAGCAGTAGTATTACTTGTGGCTATTACTCCAGAAGCAGATGGTCGAGTTGGTGTACAGGTACAGGTGCATCCAGATAAACAGCAAAAATATTTACCTCCTGCTCTCAAACTGGTATTATTATCTGAATCAGAAGCAGTGTTTCCACTGATTATGGCTGGAGAACAAGACAGCTATATCCAAACTCCCTATTTCCGATGCTCTAGAGATACTCAGTTTCAAATTCAAATCGCTCTCGATCAGGTCAGCGTTACAGAAAATTTTGCTGTATTGTTAAGTTCTCATGAATAA
- a CDS encoding phospholipase D-like domain-containing protein, whose amino-acid sequence MAGSNNFGFDIQDLLNFPHALACCKKCLAISRAMKRNRQQHIHCPICRVQYIVHGNSEFEQFRAYFKNKGLYIQNHQIFEHCRQLAAIAHRINQYSPDYPPLAGLLQAFHLARQFVHFTTFGISKDFLLVLKFIAQHIQVRGIVALTPDQSWVLSELESSDLKTPNFCIKTICTSTNNWKKLPHQKLIVIDGLMAFKGSANLTTTAWRKAAHFYDVVEVVTQIDEVITHHNRYFSTVWANLSEHSDIITIGSDPFDDSVA is encoded by the coding sequence ATGGCTGGTTCTAATAATTTTGGCTTTGATATTCAAGACCTGTTGAACTTTCCCCACGCTCTTGCCTGCTGCAAAAAGTGCCTTGCCATTTCTCGTGCTATGAAGCGTAACCGCCAACAACATATTCACTGCCCTATTTGTCGAGTGCAATACATTGTTCATGGCAATTCAGAATTTGAGCAGTTTCGAGCTTATTTCAAAAACAAAGGGCTTTATATCCAGAATCACCAGATTTTTGAACATTGTCGGCAACTGGCAGCGATCGCTCATCGTATTAATCAGTACAGCCCAGACTATCCACCTTTGGCCGGTCTGCTTCAGGCATTCCACTTGGCGCGACAGTTTGTTCACTTCACAACCTTTGGCATTAGCAAAGATTTTTTGCTCGTCCTTAAGTTCATCGCCCAACATATTCAGGTACGGGGTATAGTCGCTCTTACTCCCGATCAATCCTGGGTTTTGTCTGAGCTAGAAAGCTCCGATCTGAAAACTCCGAATTTCTGCATAAAGACGATTTGTACCTCTACTAACAACTGGAAAAAACTTCCCCATCAAAAGCTGATTGTTATTGATGGACTGATGGCGTTTAAAGGTAGTGCAAATTTAACTACAACTGCATGGCGTAAAGCTGCTCACTTCTACGATGTTGTTGAGGTTGTTACGCAAATTGATGAGGTCATCACTCATCATAATCGTTACTTCTCAACTGTTTGGGCAAACTTAAGCGAACATAGCGATATTATTACCATCGGTTCAGATCCCTTTGATGATTCCGTTGCATAA
- a CDS encoding helix-turn-helix transcriptional regulator, translated as MKVRRTIDIEIPSLGERIRRAREADRRSLAEICRQIPMTTMNWYKIEAEETKALPIETLRRIEEVLGVNFSINLDE; from the coding sequence ATGAAAGTTAGAAGAACGATAGATATAGAAATCCCTAGTCTGGGGGAGAGAATTAGACGAGCTAGAGAAGCTGATAGGCGTTCTTTAGCTGAAATATGCCGTCAAATTCCTATGACAACTATGAATTGGTACAAAATAGAAGCTGAAGAAACGAAAGCTTTGCCAATCGAAACTTTACGACGCATAGAAGAGGTATTGGGAGTTAATTTTAGTATCAACTTGGATGAATAA
- a CDS encoding DUF6876 family protein: MKNAEQIIAELKHFTGSEVMYKHWLGIQYTEGVKYLADAAEAYWLIDIIASYQTKKFLSNSQLQDFQIWHLLVENQSGTLICEWDTDQEVIRQEIEYTDFPLATTKLYLVQKVLMLPSEN, encoded by the coding sequence ATGAAAAATGCTGAACAAATAATTGCTGAACTTAAACATTTTACGGGTTCGGAAGTCATGTACAAACATTGGTTAGGTATTCAATATACTGAAGGGGTTAAATATCTAGCTGATGCGGCAGAAGCTTACTGGCTAATTGATATAATTGCTTCATATCAAACTAAAAAGTTTCTCTCCAATTCCCAGCTACAAGATTTCCAAATTTGGCACTTGTTAGTAGAGAATCAATCAGGTACGTTAATTTGCGAGTGGGATACAGATCAGGAAGTAATACGCCAAGAAATTGAATATACAGACTTTCCACTTGCTACCACTAAACTTTATCTAGTGCAGAAAGTTTTAATGTTACCAAGTGAAAATTGA
- a CDS encoding WGR domain-containing protein has protein sequence MADKTQALKVQKLICVRPGTNNNKYWCGYVMPNGELLVEYGRVGNTPRTHVYACGSSNAANHKLATLVWEKTTQKGYTFATVDTGTNPQLDWSQFPVDAVNQLQQQLSQIQAIGEEISRDTLIKFDSVHGLFVTDLGAINKSTINRAIQALNAVERSYTQDNSSFNDAVGDYLRCIPLPVGRKLDARAILGTRQLITQQRQILSLLQNGLEAIESLRLEMLSIQTQSSSDLLTDRSWWVRWGIDSASPSLSTENLDNRSYYVQFN, from the coding sequence ATGGCAGATAAAACTCAAGCACTCAAAGTCCAAAAACTCATTTGTGTCCGCCCTGGAACAAACAATAACAAATACTGGTGCGGTTATGTAATGCCCAATGGGGAATTACTGGTAGAGTACGGACGGGTAGGAAATACACCCCGTACTCATGTTTATGCTTGCGGTTCTAGCAATGCAGCTAATCACAAACTAGCTACTTTAGTTTGGGAAAAAACTACCCAAAAAGGGTACACTTTTGCAACAGTTGATACTGGTACAAATCCTCAGCTAGATTGGAGCCAATTTCCAGTTGATGCAGTCAATCAACTCCAACAACAATTATCTCAAATTCAAGCTATAGGAGAAGAAATTTCCAGAGATACACTCATCAAATTCGACTCTGTTCACGGCTTGTTTGTCACTGATTTAGGAGCTATAAATAAATCCACAATCAACAGAGCTATTCAAGCATTAAACGCAGTTGAAAGAAGCTATACCCAGGATAATAGCAGCTTTAATGATGCTGTAGGTGATTATCTGCGTTGTATCCCGTTACCAGTTGGCAGAAAACTAGATGCTAGAGCAATACTGGGAACAAGACAATTGATTACTCAGCAGCGACAAATCCTGTCTTTACTACAAAATGGATTAGAAGCAATAGAGAGTTTACGTCTGGAAATGCTCTCTATACAAACGCAGTCTTCATCAGATTTATTAACAGACCGTTCTTGGTGGGTAAGGTGGGGAATTGACTCAGCAAGTCCATCATTATCCACTGAAAACTTAGACAATCGTTCCTACTATGTTCAATTTAATTAA
- a CDS encoding aspartyl protease → MIEGRFGDKGQVYFEIDLIGGDDFSFPVETMLDTGFTEFLAMNKQDVQSLDWSFLRQNKLRTAQGETEFDVYSGRVIIDSQEWEIPVFAGDEIQEILLGSRWLKLFIFVANYSQNIVSLELI, encoded by the coding sequence ATGATTGAGGGGAGATTTGGAGATAAAGGTCAAGTTTACTTTGAAATTGATTTAATTGGAGGGGATGACTTCAGCTTTCCTGTAGAAACAATGTTAGATACAGGATTCACTGAATTTTTAGCTATGAACAAACAAGATGTACAAAGTCTTGATTGGTCTTTTTTGCGCCAAAATAAATTAAGAACTGCTCAAGGAGAAACTGAATTTGATGTTTATAGTGGTAGGGTAATAATAGATAGTCAAGAGTGGGAAATTCCTGTATTTGCTGGAGATGAAATCCAGGAAATTTTACTAGGTTCTCGATGGCTGAAATTATTTATCTTCGTCGCTAATTATAGTCAAAATATAGTAAGTTTAGAGTTAATTTAA
- a CDS encoding AAA family ATPase, translating into MTFNTQEVITSFHAGCATVAINSPTASEINITHQLIVDIALRLGMESYIWDIAKSLQKVEPKMRSGKVTGLPKTPAPNFDAKGHPIEALLKHIEAECANNTSVRKLFILKDIYPFITGINPNPVFVRLAIDTFNAAKRSSHRLVILHDNLRTPKVFQDLIADMHNPNPTQQETEHIFDTRVEALKKSAIAQGAELPIHISPSDKKRLIRALQGMSYEAIEDAISLCATSLRKVDVGAIEFLSKHKQKKFAAKGIRYAESPDVAVQGLPAVTEWAETMAALLEPEAQEKYNIPFPSGALWVGVGGTGKTLCVKTISQLWGLPSLIMDTGSLMSRELGASEERLREYIQAAEDLAPSILFIDEFDKLMPGGNAVESDSGTSARMFGYFLTWFEENKSSVFVAATCNRPWGIKDETKRRFTKIFYVDLPNLEARRDIWNVQLNHCKVAIKKPEMERLASVSADYTGAEIRKVVQQCASYSYAKTRKVNVSVEDLLAELHRTPAQFKANTRELEELRKWARSGGATWAAPETEAGERNRERSVTFHSTSENSHSDIIDFSDFN; encoded by the coding sequence ATGACATTTAACACACAAGAAGTCATCACTTCGTTTCACGCTGGTTGTGCCACAGTAGCAATCAATTCTCCGACAGCCAGCGAAATCAACATTACTCATCAGCTAATTGTTGATATTGCTCTCCGTCTTGGTATGGAAAGTTACATTTGGGATATAGCTAAGTCTTTGCAGAAAGTAGAACCAAAAATGCGTTCTGGCAAAGTTACGGGACTTCCTAAAACACCAGCTCCTAATTTTGATGCCAAAGGACATCCCATAGAAGCACTCTTGAAACACATTGAGGCTGAGTGTGCTAACAACACGAGTGTCCGAAAACTTTTCATCCTCAAAGATATCTACCCCTTTATTACTGGAATCAACCCCAATCCAGTATTTGTGCGTCTGGCGATCGATACTTTCAATGCAGCCAAGCGTAGCTCCCATCGACTGGTTATCCTGCATGACAATTTGAGGACACCCAAAGTCTTCCAAGACTTGATTGCGGATATGCACAATCCTAACCCCACACAGCAGGAAACGGAACACATATTTGACACAAGAGTAGAAGCACTGAAAAAAAGTGCGATCGCTCAAGGTGCTGAACTACCCATACACATTAGCCCATCAGACAAGAAGCGCCTCATCCGCGCTTTGCAGGGGATGTCTTATGAAGCAATAGAAGATGCCATTTCTCTATGTGCCACATCCTTAAGAAAGGTTGATGTGGGGGCAATTGAATTTCTGTCCAAACACAAACAAAAGAAATTCGCCGCTAAGGGGATTCGTTATGCAGAATCTCCTGATGTGGCTGTACAAGGATTGCCAGCAGTTACAGAATGGGCAGAAACGATGGCTGCACTGCTGGAACCAGAGGCTCAAGAAAAATACAACATCCCCTTTCCTTCTGGGGCGTTATGGGTTGGTGTGGGAGGTACTGGTAAGACTTTGTGCGTCAAAACCATCTCGCAACTGTGGGGTCTGCCTAGTTTAATTATGGATACTGGCAGTTTGATGAGTCGAGAACTGGGCGCAAGTGAAGAACGATTGCGGGAATACATCCAAGCCGCAGAAGACCTTGCACCTAGTATCCTGTTCATCGATGAGTTTGACAAGCTCATGCCAGGAGGGAACGCCGTAGAATCTGACAGTGGTACAAGTGCAAGAATGTTTGGCTATTTCCTCACATGGTTTGAGGAAAACAAAAGCAGTGTATTTGTAGCAGCAACTTGTAACCGACCTTGGGGAATTAAAGACGAAACCAAAAGGCGGTTCACCAAAATATTCTATGTTGATTTGCCGAATTTAGAAGCCAGAAGAGATATCTGGAATGTACAGTTAAATCACTGCAAAGTTGCAATTAAGAAACCTGAAATGGAGAGGTTAGCTTCTGTGAGCGCGGATTATACGGGTGCAGAAATTAGAAAAGTAGTCCAACAATGTGCTAGTTACTCCTATGCCAAAACCCGAAAAGTCAATGTGTCTGTTGAAGACCTGTTAGCAGAACTTCATAGGACTCCGGCTCAATTTAAAGCTAACACCAGAGAACTAGAAGAACTGCGAAAATGGGCGCGTTCTGGAGGCGCAACATGGGCTGCACCTGAAACAGAAGCTGGCGAGAGAAATCGCGAGCGCTCTGTCACCTTTCATTCAACCAGTGAAAATTCGCACAGCGACATCATCGATTTTTCTGATTTCAACTAA